In Lolium rigidum isolate FL_2022 chromosome 3, APGP_CSIRO_Lrig_0.1, whole genome shotgun sequence, the genomic window ACCAAACTAATTGTATTTTTGCAATGATGGGATCATCGAATCTTAAGGCCGGAGCCTGCACTTTGATCAATATCCGCATAGAGGAGCGACTTCTGTAAAACATAACAGTCAGGAGGCATTGTACGAATGCATATTTTCTTGAGAGGAAGATCAGATAAGCTTCAATTTATTGTATTCAACAAAGGGGATaaatcatctcattacatcacatACAACATACTGTATGCAACCTTTTCGGAACAGCGTTACTAATGGTACATTCCGAGCAGATCGACGACAGCCATCAGAATTCGGAATAGATTCAGAGCATGAGAAAATTATGGAAAACAGAGGAAATACAAAGTAAAGGGTACACATCCAGATTGACcgaaggagcagcagcagcatccaGCAAGATCGAAGACCCATGATTCTCGTCTACTTGGTGAACTCGATGGCCCAGGCGTTGGCGTAGATGTATGTGGACTTGAAGCCGGCGAAGCCAGCTCCCCTGGCGAGCGCCTCGTACTCCCTCTCGTACCTCTCCCTGCCACCGGGGTTGTGCGCGAGCATGATCATGTCGACGTGGAACACCCCCTGCGAGCTGGGCTTGGCCTCCGGGTGCACGGGCAGGATGCACTCCACCAGCACCACCTTGCCGTTCGCTGGCAGCGCGTCGTAGCAGTTCTTGAGCAGCGTGGCGCAATGCTGGTCGCTCCAGTCGTGGAGGATCCACTTCATCAGGATGGCGTCGCCCGAGGGCACCTTCTTGAACATGTCGCCGCCGACGTGGGTGAcgcccgggaacggcggcgcctCGGAGATGACGTGGGGGAGATCGAAGTTGATCCCCTTGATGGTGGGGTAGTGTGCGGTGATGGCGGCCACGgtggcgccgacgccgccgccgacatCGACGAGGGTGCCGAGGCCCTGGAAGCCGTCGTAGAgctggaggagcttcttggtgatgatgatggaattGTTCTTCATCGCTTCGTTGAACACGCGGTTGAAGCGCGGGTCTGTGCCGTGGTACTCGAACGCCGACATGCCGTACGCCTTGTTGAACGGGATGCCGCCGTCAAGGACCGCGTCCTTCAGGTAGTACCTGAGGATTGATTCGGAGAACATATTTTATTCccacgaactactacctccgttccaaggcgaactttgaccataaaaattgagcaacaaaatcttggttatattatatctaattagtatcgttggattcgtattgaaaaacactttctaatgatattaatttcatacaaatagtctttatatatttgaactaATTCTTAGtgaaacgaaaagcacgtaaaacgaggacgccttattccttgaatcggaggtagtagtatATATCATCGTGTGAATAACGATAGCAGTAGAAACTGAGGTTGGATAGATTTCTCGCGAAGAAAATCTGCTTTTCTTTTCAAGAATACGGAAAGTTGCTTCTTATTGGTCCAGATTCTATTTTAGCTCGGCTCGTCGTCGATACTCCCAATGACGCTGAAGAACACCATCGAGTACTAGATAAACTACTGTACTAAACTCCCGGAGTACTATTGAAGCTCAATTTGGCAAAGAAAAATCAGCTATGATGTATGTGTGGACCCACACGCCAGCGACAGGAAATTAATGGGCAAGGTACGAAGCGGAACGATGTACAGGAGTAACTAACTCACCAGCTCTCCATAAGGACCTTGTCCTGGTTCATGAGCGCGAGCGCCGCCATGGAGACGCCGTCCTCGTTGGGGGTGAGGAACTTGCACACCGGCGCGGCGCCGTACCGCCGGGAGAGGCGGCCGTCCGTACCCTCCTCCACAAGGCACGACACTACGTTGTACGACGCCAGCAGCCGGAGCATGCGGTCCACCATGTCTGGTGCTTCCGGGTTCGCCGCGCACGGGAGCTTTGCGGCCACCTCGGTGGGGGTCAGCGACTTCCCGCCGGCGGCCATGAGGGTCTCCAGGAGGCCAAGCTCGATGGTGTTCTTCAGCGTCATTGGGAGGATCGACGACGAGCCGAGCTGGAGGGCGTACATGCACGCCTCCTCGTCGGCGGACGCGGCAATTTCGGCTGCGGTGGAGCCCATCTCTGCCTGCGTCTGCTTCTCCTGGGCCGAGAGACGCTGGTGTGCTGCTGGGTGTTTTTGGTAGTATGAGCGAGAGACCCGAGCAATCAGGTGTACATTGGAGGAAGGGTGAGAAGGGGCTATATATATGGGgctttctcccttcacctaccaCACACACTACCTACTGTTTTTGTCCTGGCGAACTCCGGGGATCGGCCGACTATAGCTACAGCCGGTTATGGCACAAAAATTTAGGTTAATGGTACAATTATTTTCTGAATGAAATAATTTTACCTGTATTGCGGAGAGAGGCCAGCCCGCGATGGTCATCAGAGCGGTCGCGAGGTGGCAGGCGGCGAGCACTCTCAAGGGTTCCTTCTTCGAGGGCGGGGAGGGGAGGGGGCAATGCGCTTTCTCCTTGGCGCAGAATGGTCCCTGGCATCCCTAGGATAGCAGGGGCCCGCACCATCGAACGGGAGACGGTCAGTCCTCCTTGGAAACGAAGGGCACCCACGAAGTGCGCCAACCTTGGCAGCCACGCATTGGCTCGCGAGTTGTCTCCCACTGCCTCCAGTTGAAACTCAAGCTTGGTTTCCACAGTGAGAGGTTGGTGGGATTGTGGGTCCCGAGGCGAGTCGGAACGGGATGTTGGCTACCAGCAGCTCCCCGGGGTCCACTATCCTCCTCACGGTTTCGCGTTTGCGGTCTGTAGACAGAAGGTGACCGCTGCAAGGGGGGTCACCACCCTCTCACGCATGCGCGTCTGTGGTGCACACGCGCTCGTTCGAATGCCGTGTGGCCATCAACGAATTGTCTGGTGGGGCTTCTCCCACTAACGCCTCGGCCAGGTGAGTCTTTTTGTTTGAGGACGTGAGGAACTTGCGCTCGGCCCACCGCTGGGTGGCCCTATCACCAGCAGTGGATCTTGTCATGCCTTGGGCAGCTCCTTCTGAGCCCCTTGGCATGACGTCGGCCGTCGATGGTGAGAGTGTTCATGATTCCAAATTGCAGGCATTTTATCTTATAGTTTCGCACTAGTTACATTAGGATTTTCGTATTTTATTGCGCTTGCGCGCACTTTTCTTTGCTTGTTTCTCCAGGGTCCCGAGATCTTAAGGAGCGATGGAAATGCCTTTTAAAGCTATTAACTTTGAAGAATAAACCGTCAAACTGAAGCTGCAGAAGTGCTCTGAAGGTGAAAAGCCATCAGAGATACAAGCGTCAAGGACTTTAATGAGCAACGATACGGACACAACCCACCCGTATCGGGTCTCGGCGCAGCCGCCTCATCAAATACCTTCTCCCCTGAAGACGGATCAGAGATCCAACACACAGAGACACCAGAACTCCCTAAAGCTCGACCTTTGGGAGGGATCCGGAGAGGAAACTAGCAAAGGGTATCGATCCGGAAAATCACAAGGATCCTTGGAGGCTCaagcatcctcttcatcatcaccaccgtcgtcATTAACATCTACAACCATTACCTCCATTCTTGTTGTAATCCCTAGATCTCATTAcggatttgcactttcatctatccaTTTGTGTACCATGCATATTATTATGATAATTTTGATTACCTCCATGAGTGATTAGTTTGCCttcttcttggggagatggagaaaccctagcaacaTTAGGATATGAAATAAAGATGATTCATTCCTTAATTTATAATTGTATGTCTTAGTTGTCTCTCTTGATCTTGTGTGAACGAGATTTGCATATGGGACGAGAGAGGGAACTACTCTTGGGTAGAGGGTGTTGCTGATGGTGCTAAGTAAGATGCCGCATCAGATCTTCATTTTACCTATCCAAGGGGGTATGAGGAGACTCACTGAACCTATCCATAACCATGGGGAAACCCTTAGTTATAGTCGCATCGAAGTGGCTGACTATCAATCGCTATGGTGGTTGTGAGGGATGACAACTGATGGTTGATCCGTTGTCATCCAGTTATGGAGCTGCAGCCCATGCATACCCACGAAGGAAGGAATATATTATCCTAATTATGATTAATACCTTGTTAGTGGTGCACCCACACTTCCGTGAGAACTCTTTAGCCTATTTTAGTTTCATCTAAAAGCCTTTATAATCAACCCCCTAGGTTGGAATCTCTAGTCTCTAGCATTTCAATTTACTCAAATACAAACACTTTCAAAAGCATTCTTACTTGCAATAGTAGGCTTCACATAAATATACTTTAATAATGGTAATTAGGAGCATTAAGACCTTCTGCAATCTACCTTTCCGcggttcgatactcttacttcGAAATTAGCTACAAATGAATTGTACACTTGCAGCCATCAAACTATTTTCTAGCATTGTTGCTGGGGAGCTAAGTGATTTTGGTATTTGTTTCTAATTATCTTAATTTATTATTGTTATACTAAAGTTGTTCGCTAGTTTAGGTAAACCACCATGACTGGGTTGGGTCTTATGAACCAGCTCAACGCTTCCACCAACGTTGGGGATTTCAACATTGCCATCATAAAGGAGACCCGAACGTAAATATtgattatgaaattaaacctcaaGTACTCCTTGCAATTTTTCACAAAAATAAATTTGCAGGAGATAATATTGATGAAGATCCATGCAAACACCTGgatttcttcaaagatatttGTGGGACTTTTAAACTGAAGAATTATACGAAAATGAGGTAATGTTGAAGTTATTTAACCAAACTCTAACCGGTACTGTTTCATCTTGGTATAGAACATGTCCCGCGGAAACTATTCGCACCTCGTACAACACTattaggaaaagggcaatcagtggcgcaccacttttacccatcagtggcgcactagaggtgcgccactgttatcacgccactgctaagttttagtagtggcgcactagtggtgcgccacaactatcctaagtaacagtggcgcactatgtggtgcgccattgacaagtCCGATGATGCGCCACTATTACCccaaaggggtgcgccactgttgttctGCGATAGTGCGCCACAACTCTATGGTTTCGGTGCGCTACTTGCtacctctcggggtgcgccactgttatggcgttctggtgcgccattgctgcctgtacaagtgcgccactgctagtatttcgtttttattttttgtattcctggcaggtatttgtacaggttgtatatcacactataacaacacaaatacagtatatataacacatataagcAGCTAGCACAGTATACCAATACATAgtccttcacattagcctccatgattcacaagatttcaaatattagataagtgttacggtgttacaagtcacaaatgagctagtggttacacaaggtcgatcatctaaactagcatcacatagaagagagctagagtcactactagcaccgtcccgatgaaagtggtcttcatccggttcctcctccgctccgtcctctctcccgccagatagcgtgcgtatctatcttcggcctccgctctagtggtgtaccctttgtagctgttaccgctaaaacggtgaacctgtctccgacactcctcccagtcgttttagactccgggaaccttgcccttgtacacgacataccacgtcatatctgcacatatatgaacaagccaaagaaacattagtgcacgctcatagatgttcgcAACGAatgagagcaaactcaaaaacgatccaagtagtatgaactaaatggaatgcctcatacattgttggtcgaaacaaatatgaacatcccgggatggcgttagtgaggccaggtaggatgcacaagagattgatatttgtgccatcacaccgggctcactagcgtcacccggagtgtagtgaccacaaaatttaatcatcggccaattcaattaagaagtgcaaactcaaatgagagacaagtagctagtatgaactaaatggaatgcctcatacattgttggtcgaaacaaatatgaacatcccgggatggcgttagtgaggccaggtaggatgcacaagagattgatatttgtgccatcacaccaggctcactagcgtcaccccggagtgtagtgaccacaaaatttaatcatcggccaatgcaattaagaagtgcaaactcaaataagagacaagtagctagtatgaactaaatggaatgcctcatattttgttggttggaaaaaatattaacatttagagaaggggtaagcgaaactaagtaggatgcacaagagattgagattgatatttgtgtcatcgcaccaggttcactggcccctcctccaagtgtataggtgaccaaacattctaatcatcggcattctgaaaaaccaaagcaaatggaatgacgatggcctcatacattgttggtccaaacaaatatgaacatcccgggatggcgtaagtgaggcccggtaggatgcacaagagattgatacttgtgccatcgcaccagagcTCACTTGCGTCACCCGAGGTCCTCTCGTTGACCAAACATTTCGTACACACATCATGGAAAACAGCCAATTCGTACACACAtcatggacataacatcatcatacctaacatcctagcttcatacaatttaagatagaattcaaacaacacgaagcaacgaagatagagttgataacactctaagttctaactatcggtgttcgagccggattcgccggtgtgggggtagtgcacacggcaggcggtgtcgtcgaacaccttgacaatcatctcgccgtccccctcgtacaggaaggtgagcaggcagccgggctcgaggtggaggtcacgggcgaacttgtcccaccccgtgtgcaggtacatcttgccctgcccgtcgaacaggacctccacgggccagcggcgaagttgcagctagcctcccgtagctgcaagtgcgccggctcgacgccgtcgacgaactcggcgaacttgtccggtagcctcttgatgccgagtggttcgtcgtcgatgcggaggaggaactcgaagcatcgttcctcatgcgaagacgaggaggatgcaggtgacggtgaccgtggggcccttgctgctccaccgcggcggccccttccccggccccgggggcgcccaggaccgcggcctcgaccgcctcgccggccaccgggaccggccatcctacatgtttacatttttgaaccgtattacgatccattccactaacaaaattgggcatgacctatgctaatttatggacatatgagtgccccattttcgccgaaacggaaatgaatcaacatttcggcgataatgggcaactctgtcgatccctgcacaagaatatgacaccatagGTGCACGACAACAGCTAGCAGCACATCTCAGTAGAAGCAGTTAAACTCTGAAAATAAAAGAGCTACACTTGGTACTACTATAGCAGAAATAAAAGAAAGGCGCCAAAATGCAAGCCTGGACTGGTACCAATTGTTGCCCCCAACAGTACAAACATTTATACCATTTCATTTGATGATGACTTGCTAGTACAAAAATGCAGTTCTTAAATATGAAGTTGTTCAATCTGCCCTTAAGTTGTGCACTTAAGACATCTCCCTACCAAGCTAGTACAAAATGGCTATCCAAATAAAGGGtacaacatcaagcttattagagAGCAAATAAATGTACAGCAGCAAGCTTATTAGAGGGCTACCTTGGAGGATGCGGCGGCAGTCTTCTGCAGCGGTGTTAGCAGTCGAGGGCGACGGCGGTGTGCTTGTCCTGCTCCTGCTCCAAGCCTTgcaaattttcaaaataaaaattcagtaagCTAGAACAAAATAACCAAGTCCAATATTTATTACTTCCCCTAATTAGTGTGCTAGAAAACTAGAAACAGTTTTAAGTACAGGTTGTGTTGAATAAACATGTAAGGGAAAACCATAGACTTCCCAAAATAGCAGCTAAACCTAAATTTCCTAAACCTAAAGTTGCTACTGCCAcctaaacctaaattttctaaacctaaatttgctcctgccacctaaacctaaattttctaCTGCCACCTAAACTAAATGAAACtgctaacaaatcctagcagTAACAAATCCTAGCTATTTCTATATCACCAAATTAAATGAAACTACTGCTAGTAGTAGCAATGAAACTAAATGAACCTGCTGCTAGCAGTAGCACCACTTTTAATTTGaaacatttcgaatatttcatttGCAAAGTTCTAGAGAACATTAGCTAGTAGCTAATTGACAAATATTCGATTAACTGAATAGCACCAAACCAGCAACAATGCTCCAGAAGTTTACTACTGTAACTTGCTTGAGCTCGATCCTATGTTATAAAGGACGAGTGGGGAGGCTGGGAGGATCAAGCATAATAAAATCCCTAATTTAGTTTATCTACTTTTCTGTTCTTAGTTGCTAGAATCTGAGCCCGAGTGCTCCAATCCCCTTCTCTTCTATCCATGGCAATCAGAGGCCCATCGGGGTcctgagagagagggagggaggggagaggggcctcacctgcggcgacggcgatggcggttGGAGGCGGTCGGGGTCCTCGGGGTCCTTGCGCATGTTGACGTTGTTCTTGAGGTTGAGTGCCTACTGGTGTCCATGATGTGGTTAGTAGACGGAGGGACGCCACTAggtcagagagggagggaggggagacgGGCCTCACCTGCGGCGACGCGATGACGGCAGGCGGTAAATCGAGGGGGAGAGGCCACCGGTAGATCGAGGTCGAGGGGATCTAGCCACCGGTGTCTGTGGCCGCTCGCGTGAGAGGAGGGGTGCcaaggagaggagggcgtcgccggggtggtGAGGGCGTCGgagaggtggcgaggagaggagggcgtcgccggggccgcgggtgggaggtggcgtcggagagggcgtcgccggtgggaggtggccgTCGAGATCGAGTGGGGAATGGGGAGGATGGTCGGGACGGGGGATTTTTGTCTAAGTCCCAGacccccttagcaatagcgcacctctagtggtgcgccactatgaggcttagcaatggcgcacctctaggggtgcgccactaccagcATAGGTTTGGGTCAAAATGCAAACAGACCAAGGTTTGACAGAAATCGATTAgtaccgcactggctctgtcccctggttggtttgccaaacctggccggccaggttcgaaccctggcggccccattttttcacttttttattaaattgatttaacactataataaatatcataatacaccaaaataaaaggcataaataattataattatgtagaatatttaagatACTATAGAAtcaagaaaatatccaaaaatataaattatatgtctattttgatcggtacaatgtgtagattaacaatatgacatccattattcatacaagtaaatgatacataattatcttttcacaatcttcttgcccttctttctcgcggttgaataatttagccccggaactcctagacttcttctcttgaatggacggcctttaggtagggtggtcctgcttcttcttgttgtgtatggttcttcatcatcgtcgtcgtcatcttccatcttcggatcgccgtactggtcaaaggCTGGCTCGTTGGTGGTCCTGCTttttgtgttgtagcgcgactaggtttgctatttcaaagtcggcgattcgacccttgaagtcgacatgcatttcgcgcttaccgtcgcggtgaccccatccagcgagcttcccgagatgcctgtttacgggcaggccaacggggttctcgatttctggATAACTCGtgtagaaggagatgcactcttcggtcagaaatCCCTTGGCTACGTttccgtctggacgtgccctgttgcgaacgtaccggGAGTaccatgtcggcggtgcgccatagctagtagtggcgcaccacgcagtgcgccattgctaaagccctcatctctaaagggccctggccacctcctagcagtggcgcaccacaaatccatgcgccataagtaagcaaagtagcagtggcgcaccatggagacgtgcggcactattagttttgggtaggagctggcctcctgccaggaattagtaatggcgcaccacaaacaaggtgcgccactactacatttgtaacagtggcccaccattttgtggtgcgccactgctaagtagtagtggcgcacgaccatcatggtgcgccactgaagtcaaccttacggctaggccttttcctagtagtgcaaccTACGTAAATGATTTGTGTCTCAATTCTACCCGAAGAGTAAGTCAATAGTGATAAGACTGTTGGAGaatagcaactagtattcacagagggccataggccagtacatgtacatgtgtgacaatgtgcaggtaagcccctcatacactaGGGAATAATGAAAAAAGgaactatacaactctaacaccccccctcaaactcatggtggatcaacaacactgagtttggagagaaagaaaccatgttgtgctctagtctgggccttcgtgaagaagtcagcaagctgaagctacgaaggcacataatgaagagccATAACCTGATGCTGCACAACATGACGcacatagaaggcatcaacaccgatgtgtttggtgagctcgtgcttcaccggatcacgcACAATGTTGATGGCACCAGTACTGTCCGATAAGAGCGGAGTAGGAGCATCAGCAGAAACACCAAAGTCCGCAAGTAAacagcgtaaccaagtcacctcagccatcaatagagccatcgctcgcaactcagcctccacactcgaacgagagactgcaaccttcttcttggtcttccaagcaatgagagagccaccaagaaagacacagtaggcagaaagagacttgcgatcctctggatcgctagcccaggtagcagctgagtaggtctggagctgtaaggagctggagcgaggaaagaaaagCCGACGAGAGATAGTGCCGCGAAGATAGCGAAGGACACGaagaagatgactatagtggacactagtgggagcagccatgaactgactcagaatctggactgggtaggagatgtcaggacgtgtgacagcaaggtagacaagactcccaaccaagtgacgatagcgagtcgggtccgGAAGAGGATCTCCATCAGTGGAACGGAGGcggacattaagctccataggagtctcgacaatgcgctcatcaccaagagcggcacgagtgagaaggtcctgaatatacttctcctgggagatatagaagccatcggaggtagaggaaacctcaagcccaagaaagtagcggagaggaccaagatcggtcatGAGAAACCGATCGTgaagacgggccttgacaaaggcaatgtactcagggtcgtcgcctgtgatgatcatgtcatcaacataaagaagaagcagAGTCCGACCACGAGAGGATGTGTGGACAAAAAGCGCAGGGTCATGGGCGCTAGGGATGAAACCAGCAGCGATGACTAAAGAGGCAAAACGCTGAAACCAGGCGCGgggggcttgcttaaggccatagagagagcgccggAGATGACAGACCATGCCATCAGGAACAGAGTAGCCAGGGGGTGGCTTCATGTATACCTCCTCACTTAACTCACCGTTAAGAAAAGCATTATGTCcatcaagctgagagacagaccagtggcgaacagaagcaacagcaagaagagtaCGAACATTGGTCATGTGAGCCACGTGAGTaaaggtctcgtcatagtcacAGCCATAATCCTGCTGAAAGCCGCGAGCGACAAggcgagccttgtagcgctcaagagaaccatcggagcgagtcttgatcttgtagacccacttgtAGGTGATGGGACAAACAGCGGAAGGAGGAGTAATAACATCCCAAGTGCCAGTACGCTCaagagcagcaatctcctcagccatcgctagctgccattcgggatgagcaagGGCTTCCCGATAAGAGGTCGGCTGGAGGGCAGCAGAAAGACCGTAGTTagtgggagaatagcgatcaggagTCGGCTCGGACGAGCACGAAGATGGTGAGTCGGCTCGGACGGAGAGGGCATCGCATCAGAGGTAGAAGGTATATcaggagaagcagcatcatcctcacggggacgacgggagtagtgaaaagggtaggGAGGGATGACCGTAGTCGAGGAAGGTGACATGGGAGGGGAAGATGTGGAGGGTGGGGATggtggtgagggaggagaggggggtctggcgggtggaggaggagaaggtggtgagagACTCGGCAGAGCAGGGACCGGAGGCACAGGAGGAGGTGAGTCAGGGACcttgagaaaagagatatcatccacgaagaaggaagaggaggagggacgcgggtagaaaggacgagactcatcaaaagtgacatcccgagatatgcgcatccgacgaccaataggATCCCAGCACTTATATCCTTTGTGCTCAGAGctatagccaaggaagacacactcaaCCGATTGAGCActcagcttggtgcgttcgcgtggagcaagaagaacatagcaaacgcaaccaaaaagaCGAAGGGTTGAGTAATCACGAGTGTGACCAGtgagacgctcaagaggaataccaccctgcaaggctgtggagggctgaaggttgatgtgataggtggaaatagacatagcatcagcccagaagtgaggaggaagagaggcagcgatcaTCATTGCACGTGCCATCTCAATCAAGTGGCGATGTTTGCGCTCAGCCACAccattttgggcatgggcgcCGGGGCAGAAAAACTGGGCAAGAgtaccctgctcagcaagaaaaccacgcaacagctgggagatatactcaccggcaGAATCAGCCCGAAAGACACGTATATGTGTCGAAaactgagtatggaccatggcagcaaaacacttatatatcgagagaatctcgctgcgagaagtcataaaataaatCTAAGTGTGAcgagagaagtcatcgataaaaagaacatagtagcggtggccccccttggaagcaaaaggagctggaccccatacatcaaAATGGACCAAATCAAAtggacgctgagatacagacgcactagtaggataaggtaactaattctgtttaccaagcctacaaccctgacaaccctgaagcgagacatctcctgagacaggccccAGAAGGCCTCGATGAAGTAAAGATGACAagcgagaaccacaaagatgaccaagacgatggtgccactgctgaaaggaggcggtggtggaagcagcaagcacacATGGAGCGGTCGATGAAGTGGtggaagaaggaacatgaagccagtcaagctcccaaagtccctgggagtcacggcaccgagggccagccccaaccagggctcgagtgtgagtgtcctgaacAGAACAAGAATCACCATCAAGAATGACCCaacaaccagaatcagtgagttgagcagcggaaaacaaattcatggtaagacggggaacatgagaaacatcaggaacggaaaaggaggaagtagaaagagtgccacgactagcaacagggagagaagtaccatcggcagtaagaacactaacaggaagaggaagaggtcgaagagaagaaagagaggaagaatcaggagacatgtgaaaagaagctccagaatccagaacccacgaaGATGTACCTGACTGTGGAGAGGAAACAGCCGCGGAGGCAGCAGTACCCATCAAAGCAGAGCCGGGGGAGGCAAGGAGACGCTGAAGTCTCACTATATCCTGCTCAGTGAAGCCGGTGGTGACAGGCGCTGAGggtggagcacgaggaggcacaccccACTGCTTCTGGTAGCAGTCAGACTCAAGGTGACCAGACCTCCGACAGTGAGTGCAGAACCGAGGAGGGCGAGAGCGACCCCCACCGCGAGA contains:
- the LOC124701968 gene encoding tricetin 3',4',5'-O-trimethyltransferase-like; protein product: MGSTAAEIAASADEEACMYALQLGSSSILPMTLKNTIELGLLETLMAAGGKSLTPTEVAAKLPCAANPEAPDMVDRMLRLLASYNVVSCLVEEGTDGRLSRRYGAAPVCKFLTPNEDGVSMAALALMNQDKVLMESWYYLKDAVLDGGIPFNKAYGMSAFEYHGTDPRFNRVFNEAMKNNSIIITKKLLQLYDGFQGLGTLVDVGGGVGATVAAITAHYPTIKGINFDLPHVISEAPPFPGVTHVGGDMFKKVPSGDAILMKWILHDWSDQHCATLLKNCYDALPANGKVVLVECILPVHPEAKPSSQGVFHVDMIMLAHNPGGRERYEREYEALARGAGFAGFKSTYIYANAWAIEFTK